Below is a genomic region from Tripterygium wilfordii isolate XIE 37 chromosome 12, ASM1340144v1, whole genome shotgun sequence.
AGCCTCAAAGAACTACCGAGTAGCCTGATTGCAGCGCACAAGGTCCCTCCAGTTGCAATAAGATCATCTATTACCAAAGCACGCTCTCCAGCTTGAACAGCGCCTACATGCATCTCAATTTTGTCTGTTCCATACTCCAATGCATATTCTTCCGAAATAACCTCCCCTGACAAGAAATATAAAAACACATGTAAACATAAGAAACACCAAAATTAGTaagaaattgcagaaaatattTACTAAAATGCATCTGGCAATTATAGCATGATAAAGACCCCTCCTACCAGTGTTTCATGGGCTTTGGAGAGTCCATACCCAAACCCCACCTTAACAGTCCAACAAGCCCCGCCAGCATCCATGAGCGCACGTGCACACGAACCGGTTGTAGTCCAATGGGCCTCCACAATAccaatgtttcatgggctcttgtGAAAACCTATTGGACATGTTAAGGAGTGACATTTGCCTTCCTTATAAACAAGACTTAACTCCTCCATctttccgatgtgggagtttCTATCATAGCATTAAGCTCGTGAGTCGTGAGAATAAAATACTATGTTTCCTGGACATCTGGTTGAGATTGAGAACTTGAAAGCTTAAATTTAATTATGAATGGTcataaaaagaataaacaatTTCCTTTTCCTAGTAAAAGAGATGCATACTTGTGGAAGAACCGCATTCCAGctttcaaacaatttttttcaGAACTATATTCTGGAGTAATACATTTGGTTTATAgatgttaacatattgggccccttgtccaacccccTAAAAGGTATATTCTGGAGTAATACATTTGGTTTATAgatgttaacatattgggccccttgtccaacccccTAAAAGGTATATTCTGGAGTAATACATTTGGTTTATAgatgttaacatattgggccccttgtccaaccccctaaaaggcctattaagaggtaggaggaaaccctcatttaaaccacacaccagccctctttccaaccgatgtgggatactcaacatcccccctcacgtgtgggttggcccaactccgagaagcccaccacgtgaaagcccatcgcgttggactggctccgataccatgttaacatattgggccccttgtccaaccccctaaaaggcctattaagaggtaggaggaaaccctcatttaaaccacacaccagccctctttccaaccgatgtgggatactcaacaaTAGAAATTGTCTCGGAGTCATTACCATTACCTTCACCACTTATGAGTCAGAAACGGGCATGCTTCAAATGGAAAAGACAAAAGTTACATTTTTTAAGGGTGAAATTCTATAAGATTTGAGGACTATAAATATAAtggattttttcttttattttaatggagaaaataaattattgcATTCTAATAGAGTTTATCATGCTTTAAGCTCTTTACCCCCTCCTTCCCACACAATGGAACACACTAGAATTACAGTAGTAATATTATCAGGTTTAAAGTAGGAATTAACACATTCTTGGGAGAGGATAGGGAAGTTGTATGTGGATGAATTGTTCTTGGACAACGATCATTGTTCAAGATGTCAGATAAATTCGAACAAATTGTAATAACATAATTTCAACAATGTTTTTGGATGAAACACGTAAAAGAGCTAGAATGAGCATTAGAAGCCTTTCAATTTCAGATTGGACTGTTTTATGTGGCAGTGAATTGAttatcaaaatatttaataGAACTAAAAACAGCACAGACATATCAGCAATAATTTACACTTCATTGATCATCCATGATAAACTATTCGTAAACTGCTTGATCAAGTTATGGATAAAAGCAGAAGCATCTGAATCATCATTAAGTTACTGCAACTTATAAAAGAGTTGGAGCTAATAATATATTACAGTTGCAATCGTGTTCCCGTATCAACCACCCGTATCGTGTGCTATGCAAACTTCAAAGAACTTAAAAATGGTAGACAACTTATGAATAGAAATCAGAGCAGGTAAAATGATATACCAGGTAACTTTTTCGGTTTCCTCATGGGGACGAATTTTGCCCCAATAGCCAATGCAATAGGAGGTCCAAATATAAAACCTCTTGCTTCAATACCTGCATCATGCCATCAATGTCAGACAAGATGGAAATCCAGTTAGAAAATCCAAAAACTGAATGATGAATCAGCATAACTATCATGTATTTTGTATCCTTACTCTATCatcataaatttaattaattaattaatctattattatcattgtcatcatcaccatcaaacTGACCACACGGACACTCGAGGTAGAGGAATTATCAAATTTACCCACAGAACATAAAAAAGAATGTAGATAAATCAGCTTACAAGAAAATCAATAAGTTTGAAAAGAACGTATCAGCACAAGCCACACATAAAGCTCGGAAAATTGGTACTATGgttaaaattaaattgaactACAGATTATTTGGGCAAAAGAACCGGTTCTTGTTTTCAAACAATGACAAGCTATTGAAAAAGGATTCTATTAGGTAATGGCAAGAGTGTTAGAACTGCTCATATGCTAGGGTCTAGACTGCGCAAGGAAAAACCAAAAAGGAAAAGGTTGGGTGGTGGCTATACACGATTTTCTAGAAAATGCTCtctgtttcatttttattgCTTTGCAGTTAGGGAAAAGTATTCAAGTTCAAGTATCATTTACatagttacaacttacaagtaaTACAATTTTTCAAAAGACAGAGTAAGGACTCTAGGAGATGCCACAAGAAACATATCCAATTATAGTTAGCCAACTGCCTGCTAATTTTTCCTTAGAAAGGACATGTAACCACCTTCATAATATAAATTTAACAAGTTTGGCCAATTTTGTATTAAGCATTAACAAAAATTCAGGTCAGTATCAAACTAGGAATCGGCTATTAGATAAATCTTGTATGCCATTGCAGTACAAGCTTAATAAATAGGCTTATAAGGAGTCTTAGATGACAGTTTTCATGGTACTCACAAGTTACAACATCAAAAACCTTATAAATGCAACAATATTACAAGCTAAATACAATTTAAGAAAacatattgaaacaaaaaagggtCTTATCTGTGAGAGAACATGGATCACCTGCCACCACAGAGATAGCTTTCCCCTTGTACCTCTCAACAAACAAATCAACAGTGTCCTTGAACGCCTTCGTGTCAAGCAGCAAAGTCGTTATATCTTGAAACATAATCCCTGCCAAAACAAATTTTCACACAAACATTCTCTCATAAACGTTGAAGCAAATTCCGATTAGCCCTGTAAAACTAATTAATAACTAAAAAGCAAAAGCAGAGAATATAGAACAGAGAAGGAGCACCTTGTTTAGGGAAATCAGGGATCACGCGAATTGCGGAGGCGATTCTTGCTATACGAGGGTCCTTCTCATCTGCCGCACTTTCAGCCATTTTTCGATCTCCCACGGAGTCGCCACTCACTGCTAAGAAAGTCACGCAGATAGTGAGGAGAGTGCGAGAGAGCCGTAACAAGAACGAGTTCAACCAATAGGCAATAGCGCCAAAGTTTATATAATCAATAAACTACTCTTCCACCAATATCTTTTTTGTAAGGTCTTTATTACAATAATTACCACTGTTGATCGACCTTAATGGCAATAAAATATTGAATGTGTAGGCTGTAGCTGTAACTGAATAGgcaaagaaaaggacaaaacGCAAGTTACCGGAGCACTGAATAGGGACGAGTACGCGGCGGAGGAGAACCAACGGTCCTACTGGAAAGTCAGTCTAGCGACGGAGCAGAGAGTCAGTGCGAGTTGAGTAACGGAGGAGAGACAGAAATTGAGGAGAGTAGAAGCAGATTTCTCTGCATCGTCTGTGGAGTTGGCAGTGACCGGATCGCAATAAGAACGTATGAGCCGGTAAACGTGAGGGGCAATTTGGTTCATTTGTATATAAAATTccgtattaatttatttatcaactgatctttgtttttcattttttttcctacttTATTCTCTCTTGTTGCGTCATGCGTGACTATGAACCCAATATCAACATGGGTCATGCACTCATACTTGATCTGTTATTAGAGTATCCACAATAGAATAATTTTAAAAGTGTTTGAGAAgatacttttttgataaattaagttctagatgttcacaatgtgtatttgagatgatacttttttgataagttaagcactacatgcacacttgtgataaaaaatgacacttgaagaattagttcatacttgatctttgaagtgtatggtaattgatgaatagtgaagagagatgatcaAACAGGAAGatagatgtgatgaaaagtaagagagagatgatgaaacggaagagagagaaaataaagaaaatgagtatagagtgttcgaatgtatggagtgttgatgaatagtataggTTGTGGGACCCagtcacccaattaaattgtgccaactaagagagaggagaagaaagataatataatttaaagaaatttGGAGTGTGTGCATAAATAACACCATTGTAATGCTCGTTAGACACATTCTTTAGGCTCTCCATTGAAAGGCTCATTCATTTACCTACCCTTTACGGATTCATCCTCAAAGATATATTGTCTAAGACTAATAAAGTTTATTGTGATATCTGCTATGATCCTCGGGACAACAACTACCTGGCGGATGAGTTAACATCCTTAAACTTTGATTCTACAATCACAATCATCTTACAGGGATAATTCCACCATTACTAAAGTCTTTTTCCGTTTCAGAATACTACTATTT
It encodes:
- the LOC120010649 gene encoding adenine phosphoribosyltransferase 1, chloroplastic-like — translated: MAESAADEKDPRIARIASAIRVIPDFPKQGIMFQDITTLLLDTKAFKDTVDLFVERYKGKAISVVAGIEARGFIFGPPIALAIGAKFVPMRKPKKLPGEVISEEYALEYGTDKIEMHVGAVQAGERALVIDDLIATGGTLCAAIRLLERVGVEIVECACVIELAELKGRERLGDKPLFVLVSPTCS